The proteins below come from a single Chryseobacterium bernardetii genomic window:
- a CDS encoding type 1 glutamine amidotransferase domain-containing protein: MKKKILFVVTSHNKKGSTGEDTGYYLGEVSHPWEVLHKAGYEIDFVSPKGGTPPVDGFDLKDPVNKEFWENTEYKNKIDNSLTPSQVNPKEYSTIFYAGGHGAMWDFADNKQLADIASKIYGNGGIVAGVCHGPAGLVNIRLDNGKYLVDGKKINAFTNEEESAVKLTDVVPFLLENKLKERGAKFEKSGLWQNHVVTDQRVITGQNPQSAKSVGEAILKELNNR; the protein is encoded by the coding sequence ATGAAAAAGAAAATATTATTCGTTGTAACCAGCCATAACAAAAAAGGCAGTACCGGAGAAGATACAGGATATTATTTGGGAGAAGTTTCCCATCCATGGGAAGTCCTTCACAAGGCAGGATATGAAATTGACTTTGTAAGCCCGAAAGGCGGAACTCCACCGGTAGACGGGTTCGATCTAAAGGATCCTGTAAACAAAGAGTTCTGGGAAAACACAGAATATAAGAACAAGATTGACAATTCTTTAACTCCATCACAGGTAAATCCAAAAGAGTACTCAACAATCTTTTATGCAGGTGGCCACGGGGCTATGTGGGACTTTGCTGACAATAAACAGCTGGCAGATATTGCTTCCAAAATTTATGGAAACGGAGGAATTGTAGCAGGAGTATGCCATGGCCCAGCAGGTTTGGTTAATATCAGGCTGGATAACGGAAAATATCTTGTAGATGGGAAGAAAATCAATGCTTTTACCAACGAAGAGGAATCTGCCGTAAAATTAACAGATGTTGTTCCTTTTTTATTGGAAAATAAATTGAAAGAAAGAGGGGCAAAATTTGAAAAATCAGGACTTTGGCAGAATCACGTGGTAACAGATCAAAGAGTGATTACTGGACAGAATCCACAATCTGCCAAGAGTGTAGGAGAAGCAATTTTAAAAGAATTAAATAACAGATAA
- a CDS encoding carboxymuconolactone decarboxylase family protein — MSARFNMATTDAAAYKAMLGLEGYLQNTSLTHIQKELIKIRASQINKCAFCLDMHTKDALKYGETAQRIFILDGWTEAKDFFTEEEQVLLAMTEEITLISQKGLTDETYQKAKTFFDEAQISQIIMAIITINAWNRIAISTHMPIDK, encoded by the coding sequence ATGAGTGCAAGATTTAACATGGCTACTACGGACGCCGCTGCTTACAAGGCAATGCTGGGGTTGGAAGGATATTTACAGAATACTTCTTTAACCCACATTCAAAAGGAATTAATTAAAATAAGGGCTTCCCAGATCAATAAATGTGCTTTCTGTCTTGATATGCATACTAAAGATGCCCTTAAATATGGAGAAACAGCTCAAAGGATTTTTATTCTGGATGGATGGACAGAAGCTAAGGATTTTTTTACAGAAGAAGAACAGGTACTTTTGGCGATGACTGAAGAGATCACTTTAATCAGCCAAAAAGGGCTAACTGATGAAACATATCAAAAAGCTAAAACATTCTTTGATGAGGCTCAGATTTCCCAGATCATTATGGCAATTATTACCATTAACGCATGGAACAGAATTGCAATCAGTACACATATGCCGATAGATAAGTAA
- a CDS encoding NAD(P)H-dependent oxidoreductase produces MKKVLIINGGQNFGHSGGKYNQTIAENTLAVLKEFDNVEVKITNVSENYDKHEEVEKFVWADYIIYHTPIWWFQLPNGLKKYIDEVFTAGHAKGIYMSDGRNAANPEINYGTGGMLGGRKYMLTTSWNAPTTAFTLPGEFFDEKSVDEGPLFGFHRMNAFVSLEKMESFHFHDVEKNANIERDMKLYREHVKNVFEKELKPEFV; encoded by the coding sequence ATGAAAAAAGTACTCATCATCAACGGAGGACAAAACTTCGGGCATTCCGGAGGAAAATATAATCAGACAATCGCAGAAAATACATTAGCCGTTCTTAAAGAATTTGATAATGTGGAAGTAAAAATCACCAATGTAAGTGAAAATTATGACAAGCATGAAGAAGTTGAAAAATTTGTTTGGGCAGATTATATCATTTACCACACCCCAATCTGGTGGTTCCAGCTCCCGAACGGATTAAAAAAATATATTGATGAAGTATTCACAGCGGGCCATGCAAAAGGGATCTACATGAGTGACGGCAGAAATGCTGCTAACCCTGAGATCAACTATGGTACGGGCGGAATGCTTGGCGGAAGAAAATATATGCTGACAACAAGCTGGAATGCTCCTACTACAGCTTTTACGCTTCCAGGAGAATTCTTTGATGAGAAAAGTGTAGATGAAGGACCTTTATTTGGCTTCCACAGAATGAATGCTTTTGTATCATTAGAAAAGATGGAAAGTTTCCACTTCCATGATGTGGAAAAGAATGCCAACATAGAGCGCGATATGAAGCTTTACAGAGAACACGTGAAAAATGTATTTGAAAAAGAATTAAAACCGGAATTTGTATAA
- a CDS encoding aldo/keto reductase, translated as MEYRKLGNTELELSTITHGAFAIGGNMWGGNEKQDSINSIHASLDHGVTSIDTAPFYGFGLSEEMIGEAIKGKDRSKIQLLTKFGLVWDGSNNGKGEFFFDAEDDGKVIPVYKFASKENIIKEVEESLQRLDTDYIDLLQLHWPDNTTAICETMEAMELLIQQGKIRAAGVSNYSIEQMEEANRTLKLASNQVSYSMLNRTIENDLVPYSLENNSGLIVYSPMERGLLTGKYFKDNKLKDNDHRNGYFSQFDLNKVKAFLEKIEPIAQEKGASLSQLVLRWTTLQPAITVVLAGARNAEQAIDNAKAMNINLSQEELSFINTALSDI; from the coding sequence ATGGAATATAGAAAATTAGGGAATACGGAGCTGGAGCTGTCAACGATTACACATGGAGCTTTTGCTATCGGTGGAAATATGTGGGGCGGTAATGAAAAACAGGATTCTATTAATTCTATTCACGCCTCACTGGATCACGGAGTAACTTCTATTGATACTGCACCTTTCTACGGTTTCGGATTAAGTGAAGAAATGATTGGTGAAGCCATTAAAGGAAAAGACCGTTCAAAAATCCAATTATTAACGAAATTCGGTTTGGTATGGGATGGAAGCAATAATGGAAAAGGAGAATTTTTCTTCGATGCTGAAGATGATGGTAAAGTAATTCCTGTTTATAAATTTGCTTCTAAAGAAAACATTATCAAAGAGGTTGAAGAAAGCTTACAAAGACTGGATACAGACTACATTGACCTTTTACAGCTTCACTGGCCAGACAACACTACAGCTATCTGTGAAACAATGGAGGCTATGGAATTATTAATCCAACAGGGAAAAATTCGTGCTGCAGGAGTAAGCAATTATAGTATTGAACAAATGGAAGAAGCTAACAGAACTTTGAAACTAGCCAGCAACCAGGTTTCTTACAGTATGCTGAACCGCACTATTGAAAACGATCTTGTACCCTATTCTTTGGAGAACAATTCAGGACTCATTGTATACAGCCCAATGGAAAGAGGTCTTTTAACAGGCAAATATTTCAAGGATAATAAATTAAAAGACAATGACCACAGAAACGGTTATTTCTCTCAGTTTGATTTAAATAAAGTAAAAGCCTTCTTAGAAAAAATTGAACCTATTGCTCAGGAAAAAGGAGCCAGCCTTTCACAATTGGTATTAAGATGGACTACTCTACAACCGGCAATTACAGTAGTATTGGCAGGAGCCAGAAACGCAGAGCAGGCGATTGATAATGCAAAAGCAATGAACATCAATCTTTCTCAGGAAGAGCTATCTTTCATCAACACTGCTTTAAGCGATATTTAA
- a CDS encoding DUF1304 domain-containing protein → MEVVAKILIAIVALEHLYILWMEMFAWETKGKEVFKAALPAEMFKPTKGLAANQGLYNGFLSAGLIWSFLIKDPQWQDNVALFFLGCVAVAGIYGAISSTKKIFFVQALPAILAILAVLLQ, encoded by the coding sequence ATGGAAGTCGTTGCCAAAATTCTTATCGCCATTGTTGCATTGGAACATCTTTATATTCTTTGGATGGAAATGTTTGCATGGGAAACCAAAGGGAAAGAAGTCTTCAAAGCTGCTCTGCCTGCAGAGATGTTCAAACCTACAAAAGGATTGGCCGCCAATCAGGGGCTATACAATGGCTTTCTGTCTGCCGGACTCATCTGGTCTTTTCTTATTAAAGATCCACAATGGCAGGATAATGTAGCTTTATTCTTTTTAGGATGTGTAGCTGTGGCTGGTATTTACGGGGCTATTTCTTCTACTAAGAAGATATTTTTTGTCCAGGCATTGCCTGCAATATTAGCGATCCTTGCTGTTTTACTACAATAA
- a CDS encoding TonB-dependent receptor plug domain-containing protein produces the protein MKRILFSITFLSSYCFAQETDSLSLSHYNKTDSVKVSKKEFKTSNIEDVVVTGTIKPMSRSKSPVAVEIYSQKFFQKNPTPSIFEAISMVNGVKPQLNCSVCNTGDIHINGLEGPYTMILIDGMPIVSSLSTVYGLSGIPNSLVDRIEVVKGPASSIYGSEAMGGVINIITKNALTAPKLSVDMMTSTWAENNLDFSTKFNIGKNAASLLSLNYFSFQEKIDQNKDNFTDSTLQDRISIFNKWNFKRKENRQASFALRYLYEDRFGGEMQWNKSFRGSDEVYGESIYTNRAEVFGLYEWPMKEHIVTQFSYNYHDQNSFYGANPFNALQKVAFVQTYWDRSFGKHDITAGITFKRTFYDDNTPGTLASDGITNAPMKSPIWGAFVQDQWEINDANTLLLGYRYDYDKIHHSVHSPRFAWKFSPNPYHTLRFNFGTGFRVVNLFTEDHAALTGSREVIVKADLLPERSVNGNINYIWKIPVGNRMVNLDASAFYTYFSNKIVGDFDSDPNKIIYDNLHGYGISRGASLNVDFSFSFPLSVNLGVTYLDVYQKYDDENQKTQQLHAPKWSGTYTLTYKFPSNLTIDFTGQFYGPMRLPVLPNDYRPEYSPFYSLANIQISKSFKSGFEVYCGVKNLFNFTPKDPLMRPFDPFDKYADDPISNPNHYTFDTAYGYAPMQRIRGFLGVKYTLK, from the coding sequence ATGAAGCGAATATTATTTTCTATTACTTTTTTATCCTCCTATTGTTTTGCCCAGGAGACGGACAGTTTAAGTTTATCTCACTATAATAAAACAGATTCTGTAAAAGTTTCAAAAAAGGAGTTTAAGACAAGTAATATTGAGGATGTGGTGGTTACCGGAACCATAAAACCGATGAGCAGGTCTAAGAGTCCTGTGGCGGTTGAGATTTACAGCCAGAAATTTTTCCAGAAAAATCCTACTCCAAGTATTTTTGAAGCCATTAGTATGGTAAATGGAGTGAAGCCACAGTTGAACTGCTCGGTATGTAACACAGGAGATATTCATATTAATGGTCTGGAAGGACCATACACAATGATTTTGATTGACGGAATGCCTATCGTGAGTTCACTTTCTACAGTATACGGATTGAGTGGGATTCCTAACAGCCTGGTGGATAGAATAGAAGTGGTAAAAGGCCCGGCTTCTTCTATTTATGGTTCTGAAGCGATGGGTGGTGTTATTAATATTATCACCAAAAATGCTTTAACAGCTCCTAAACTGAGCGTAGATATGATGACAAGTACATGGGCTGAGAATAATCTGGATTTTTCCACGAAATTTAATATAGGAAAGAATGCTGCTTCATTACTAAGTTTGAATTATTTCAGTTTCCAGGAAAAGATAGATCAGAACAAAGATAATTTTACAGACTCTACTCTACAGGACAGGATTTCTATTTTTAACAAATGGAATTTTAAAAGGAAAGAAAACAGGCAGGCAAGTTTTGCTCTAAGATACCTGTATGAAGACCGCTTTGGAGGTGAAATGCAATGGAACAAATCTTTCCGTGGAAGCGATGAGGTGTATGGTGAAAGTATTTATACCAACAGGGCTGAAGTTTTCGGGCTGTATGAATGGCCTATGAAAGAACATATTGTGACTCAGTTTTCCTATAACTATCATGACCAGAATTCTTTTTACGGAGCTAATCCGTTCAATGCACTTCAGAAAGTGGCTTTTGTGCAAACATACTGGGACAGAAGTTTCGGGAAGCATGATATAACAGCCGGAATAACTTTTAAAAGAACTTTTTACGATGACAATACTCCGGGAACATTAGCTTCTGATGGGATAACCAATGCTCCGATGAAGTCTCCGATCTGGGGAGCGTTTGTTCAGGATCAATGGGAGATTAACGATGCGAACACTTTGTTATTAGGGTACCGTTATGATTATGACAAGATTCACCATTCTGTTCATTCTCCAAGATTTGCATGGAAATTTTCACCCAACCCATATCATACTTTAAGATTTAATTTTGGAACAGGGTTCCGGGTGGTGAACCTGTTTACAGAGGATCACGCAGCATTGACAGGTTCCAGAGAAGTTATTGTGAAAGCTGATCTTCTGCCTGAAAGATCCGTAAACGGAAATATAAATTATATCTGGAAAATTCCTGTAGGTAACCGTATGGTGAATCTTGATGCTTCTGCATTTTATACCTATTTCAGTAATAAGATTGTGGGAGATTTTGATTCTGATCCGAATAAAATAATCTATGACAATCTTCACGGATATGGAATTTCGAGAGGTGCTTCACTGAATGTGGATTTCAGTTTTTCATTCCCCTTAAGCGTTAATTTAGGAGTAACTTATCTTGATGTCTATCAGAAATATGATGATGAAAATCAAAAGACACAGCAGCTTCATGCCCCAAAATGGAGTGGAACGTATACTCTGACCTATAAATTTCCGAGTAACCTGACGATAGATTTTACCGGACAGTTTTACGGACCTATGAGGCTTCCTGTTTTACCAAATGACTACCGTCCTGAATATTCACCATTCTATTCTTTGGCAAATATTCAGATATCGAAGAGCTTCAAATCCGGATTTGAAGTGTATTGCGGGGTGAAAAATTTATTCAACTTTACTCCTAAAGACCCTCTGATGAGACCTTTTGACCCGTTTGATAAATATGCTGATGACCCCATCAGTAATCCCAACCACTATACTTTCGATACAGCATATGGTTATGCTCCAATGCAGCGTATCAGAGGGTTTCTGGGGGTGAAATATACACTGAAATGA
- a CDS encoding Crp/Fnr family transcriptional regulator, which produces MDNFKVHLNKFITVTDEEYISIFSFFEVLKVKKKQSLMLEGEVCRHMYFVVEGCLRKYFINEKGVEHTTQFAIENWWITDTFAYERQLKTDFNIQSVEKSTIIVIDFKSQELLLEKHPVMEKYFRIIYQRAYAASERKLRYLTEYSREELYVHFSTLYPWFIQRIPQYLIASFLGFTPEYLSEIKAKLRS; this is translated from the coding sequence ATGGATAATTTCAAGGTACATTTAAATAAATTCATTACGGTAACGGATGAAGAATATATTTCAATTTTTTCATTCTTTGAAGTACTGAAAGTGAAGAAGAAGCAAAGCCTGATGCTTGAAGGTGAGGTTTGCAGACATATGTACTTTGTAGTGGAAGGCTGCCTGAGAAAGTATTTTATAAATGAAAAAGGAGTGGAACATACCACTCAGTTCGCCATTGAGAACTGGTGGATTACGGATACATTTGCCTATGAGAGACAGTTGAAAACAGATTTCAATATTCAGTCTGTGGAAAAGTCTACCATCATTGTTATTGATTTTAAAAGCCAGGAATTATTATTGGAAAAACATCCTGTGATGGAAAAATATTTCAGGATTATTTATCAGAGAGCCTATGCGGCTTCCGAAAGAAAACTTCGTTATCTGACTGAATATTCACGGGAAGAGCTGTATGTTCATTTCAGTACATTATATCCTTGGTTTATACAGAGAATTCCCCAATATCTTATTGCTTCATTTCTTGGTTTTACCCCGGAATATTTGAGCGAAATCAAAGCAAAATTACGTTCTTAA
- a CDS encoding winged helix-turn-helix transcriptional regulator, translated as MAKIKENGTEREATCTEELFAMRDSLDVLGGKWKLMILRYLTNRTDQQIHFKKLERGIGGISAKMLSKELKELETNLLITRTIQDTKPITVTYAVTEYGKSVFPVTETLVNWGLLHREKIKASMG; from the coding sequence ATGGCAAAAATTAAAGAAAACGGAACGGAAAGGGAAGCAACCTGCACCGAAGAATTATTTGCAATGCGTGACAGCCTGGATGTGTTGGGTGGAAAATGGAAGCTAATGATTCTACGATACCTTACGAACAGAACAGATCAGCAGATTCATTTTAAAAAGCTGGAACGCGGGATTGGTGGGATCTCAGCTAAAATGCTGAGTAAAGAACTGAAAGAATTGGAGACAAACCTTCTGATTACAAGAACGATTCAGGATACAAAACCTATTACAGTAACTTATGCGGTTACAGAATACGGAAAATCTGTATTTCCGGTAACAGAAACGCTGGTGAACTGGGGATTACTCCACAGGGAGAAGATTAAAGCTTCAATGGGATAA
- a CDS encoding metallophosphoesterase family protein, with protein MIQIAVFSDIHGNLPALEVVLKDIEQRGIHQKFCLGDLVDFAPWGNEVIERIKTLNIPCLMGNHDERIAFDLPVFPLSRHSEEETEARSVAIEHSKKYIKGSNKKFLSELPFYLKLDYKTGNKHWKIQLVHSTPESNDTYLFESENDEVFMNMLENSQSDIIVMGHTHLSFTKQFDKDKWAVNCGSVGRSKEENRLASYLVLTLDDKNIIPEIIQLSYPLEETARQIEESGIPDYYASFLRNDYVSIL; from the coding sequence ATGATACAGATAGCGGTTTTCAGTGATATACACGGAAATCTTCCGGCCTTGGAAGTAGTGTTGAAGGATATTGAGCAGAGAGGAATTCATCAGAAATTCTGTCTCGGAGATCTTGTGGATTTTGCCCCTTGGGGAAATGAAGTGATAGAAAGGATAAAGACTTTGAATATTCCTTGTCTGATGGGGAACCATGATGAAAGAATTGCTTTTGATCTGCCGGTATTTCCTTTATCCAGGCATTCTGAAGAAGAAACGGAAGCAAGATCTGTTGCCATTGAGCATTCAAAGAAATATATTAAAGGTAGCAACAAGAAGTTTCTTTCTGAACTACCTTTTTATTTGAAATTAGACTATAAAACAGGGAACAAGCATTGGAAGATCCAGTTAGTACATTCCACTCCGGAAAGCAATGATACTTATTTATTTGAATCAGAAAATGATGAGGTTTTCATGAATATGCTGGAAAATTCCCAATCAGATATAATCGTTATGGGACACACTCATTTATCATTTACAAAACAGTTTGATAAGGATAAATGGGCTGTTAATTGTGGTTCTGTAGGCCGTTCCAAAGAAGAAAACAGATTGGCATCTTATCTGGTACTTACTTTAGATGATAAAAATATCATTCCCGAAATTATACAGTTAAGCTATCCGCTTGAAGAAACTGCCCGCCAGATCGAAGAAAGTGGGATTCCGGATTATTATGCATCCTTTTTAAGAAATGATTATGTATCAATATTATAA
- a CDS encoding thioredoxin family protein, with protein MRIFALFLMFVPCLCLSQMKTGTFSEVERLQKESPKPMVIHIYTDWCAVCKIESFRLNKDKDLVEIMNAHFYLINFEAEKTREKIRFQGKEFEYLSNGSSGVHELALALSKNKEQPVYPLWIFLDKNQNLVYYQEGLLTPEKMKQKFLEISALQ; from the coding sequence ATGAGAATTTTTGCTTTATTTTTAATGTTTGTGCCCTGTCTTTGTCTGTCCCAGATGAAGACAGGGACTTTTTCTGAAGTGGAGCGTCTGCAAAAAGAATCTCCAAAACCTATGGTGATTCATATTTATACGGATTGGTGTGCAGTCTGTAAAATAGAATCTTTCCGTTTGAATAAGGATAAAGATCTGGTGGAAATAATGAATGCGCATTTTTACCTGATTAATTTTGAGGCTGAAAAAACCAGGGAGAAAATCCGTTTCCAAGGGAAAGAGTTTGAATATTTATCCAATGGAAGTTCCGGTGTTCATGAACTGGCCCTGGCGTTATCAAAAAATAAGGAACAGCCGGTTTATCCATTGTGGATTTTCCTGGATAAGAATCAGAATTTAGTGTATTATCAGGAAGGATTGCTTACTCCTGAAAAAATGAAGCAGAAATTCTTGGAGATTTCGGCTTTGCAGTAG
- a CDS encoding putative quinol monooxygenase, with amino-acid sequence MKIHLTAVIKAKEEHRSEVLEVLRNMVKETRKEEACELYNLHQGIEDTNHFVFYEIWKSEKGLAQHNEQPYIKAFGAIIDEKLQETPQIYTTNLI; translated from the coding sequence ATGAAAATTCACCTTACCGCAGTTATTAAAGCCAAAGAAGAGCACCGCTCAGAAGTATTGGAAGTTCTTCGGAATATGGTAAAAGAAACAAGAAAAGAAGAAGCATGCGAACTGTATAATCTTCACCAGGGAATTGAAGACACAAACCATTTTGTATTCTACGAAATCTGGAAAAGCGAAAAAGGGTTAGCACAGCATAATGAGCAGCCTTACATTAAAGCTTTCGGAGCTATAATTGATGAAAAGCTTCAGGAAACACCACAGATTTATACCACCAATCTTATTTAA
- a CDS encoding DoxX family protein translates to MTDTQYQFPQLFLRLALAVTMLSAVADRFGWWSPENSSWGNMKSFEEYTRSLTSVFPEALSAFSAYAATFLEIVFPLMLIAGFKTRISAYGSSVLLLIFAVSMTIASGPKAPLNYSVWVASAGALLLAVQQRYSFSIDQLTKK, encoded by the coding sequence ATGACAGATACACAATATCAATTTCCACAGTTATTTTTAAGACTTGCTCTTGCTGTAACAATGCTTTCTGCAGTTGCCGACCGATTCGGGTGGTGGAGCCCAGAGAATTCTTCATGGGGAAATATGAAAAGCTTTGAAGAATATACCAGATCATTAACTTCTGTTTTTCCTGAAGCTTTGAGTGCTTTTTCAGCGTATGCAGCCACATTTTTAGAAATTGTATTTCCACTCATGCTGATTGCAGGCTTTAAGACAAGAATTTCAGCCTATGGAAGCAGTGTTTTATTATTGATTTTTGCAGTATCAATGACAATTGCATCAGGTCCTAAGGCTCCCCTTAATTATTCAGTTTGGGTGGCAAGTGCTGGAGCCCTTCTATTGGCTGTTCAGCAACGATATTCTTTTAGTATAGATCAATTAACCAAAAAATAA
- a CDS encoding cupin domain-containing protein, which translates to MKKIPRRIVTGIKDGKSIIIEDQQVENTVEHFPGLIISDIWNTQNSPASLDFETKIPNTGFPQTPKNGTYFRYVVVPPDQDLGIEFKKGGTHPMMHQTSTLDYIIILSGELYLIMEEGETLLKAGDIVIQRGTNHAWSNRSDEPCIQLAVLIDAKD; encoded by the coding sequence ATGAAGAAAATACCAAGACGTATTGTAACCGGAATCAAAGACGGAAAATCCATTATTATTGAAGATCAGCAGGTTGAAAATACGGTAGAACACTTTCCGGGGCTTATTATTTCAGACATCTGGAATACTCAAAATTCTCCGGCAAGCCTTGATTTTGAAACCAAAATTCCCAATACAGGTTTTCCACAAACTCCTAAAAACGGAACCTATTTCAGATATGTAGTAGTTCCTCCTGATCAGGACTTAGGAATTGAATTTAAAAAAGGAGGAACTCATCCGATGATGCATCAGACTTCAACATTAGATTACATCATTATTCTTTCCGGTGAACTTTATCTGATTATGGAAGAAGGTGAAACACTTCTGAAAGCAGGGGATATTGTGATCCAAAGAGGAACCAATCACGCTTGGAGCAACCGTTCTGATGAGCCTTGTATCCAATTAGCCGTTTTAATAGATGCGAAAGATTAA
- a CDS encoding NADP-dependent oxidoreductase, whose translation MKAVILNKDFNLEDGFTERPQPKNHEVLIQIKAIGFNPIDYQMLENELERKLMSSPILGRELSGIVVGKGTDVTQFNIGDEVFCGSGSMGSNGTYAEYISVPEAIVALKPKNISFEQAASVPSAGLTSLQIFKRLKLQPEQTIFITGAAGGVGSFLIKILLAHHIENFVITVGSEENKQMFLTLGLKEYQIINYKEEHLVENILKANHQKPFDIGIDLVGNYMAEVTAEVLKINGTYVDVTALVTKEAHELLFNKGTLIMNISNYAYSMIKQYDYYKNSLEEIAELIESGSIPPSQHKIIGDLSLETVLKAHSILKNNQTQCHKLIMKNS comes from the coding sequence ATGAAAGCTGTTATTTTAAACAAAGATTTTAACCTTGAAGATGGGTTTACAGAAAGACCTCAACCTAAAAATCATGAAGTATTAATCCAGATAAAAGCAATCGGCTTTAACCCCATCGATTACCAGATGCTGGAAAATGAACTGGAAAGAAAATTAATGAGTTCCCCCATATTAGGGCGGGAATTATCAGGAATTGTTGTAGGAAAAGGAACTGATGTAACTCAGTTTAACATTGGGGATGAAGTATTCTGTGGCAGCGGCTCTATGGGAAGCAATGGAACCTATGCCGAATATATTTCAGTTCCGGAAGCGATTGTTGCACTCAAACCAAAAAATATTTCCTTTGAACAGGCTGCTTCTGTTCCATCCGCAGGATTAACTTCTCTGCAAATTTTTAAAAGACTGAAATTACAGCCGGAACAAACTATTTTTATCACTGGAGCTGCCGGCGGAGTAGGCTCTTTTTTGATTAAGATTTTATTGGCTCATCATATTGAAAACTTTGTTATTACCGTTGGCAGTGAAGAAAATAAACAGATGTTTCTCACTCTCGGTTTGAAAGAATATCAGATTATCAATTATAAAGAAGAACATCTTGTAGAAAATATTTTAAAAGCCAATCATCAGAAACCTTTTGATATTGGAATTGATTTGGTTGGCAATTATATGGCCGAAGTAACTGCTGAAGTATTAAAGATCAATGGAACTTATGTAGATGTTACCGCTCTTGTTACCAAAGAAGCCCATGAACTTCTCTTCAACAAAGGAACTCTGATTATGAATATTTCCAATTATGCCTACAGCATGATTAAACAGTATGATTATTACAAAAACAGTCTGGAAGAAATTGCAGAATTGATCGAAAGCGGCTCCATCCCTCCATCCCAGCATAAAATAATAGGTGATCTTTCTTTAGAAACTGTCCTTAAAGCCCACTCCATTCTTAAAAACAATCAGACCCAATGTCATAAACTCATCATGAAAAACTCATAA